A single genomic interval of Aureliella helgolandensis harbors:
- a CDS encoding flotillin family protein, which produces MNLSLLPPLAQSETIVYAVIALVVLLILVIGILALISRFYKKVGPDEAIVRTGWGGMQVVTANGIFVMPVVHHSEKMDLTLKSFEIAREGAEGLICKDNIRADIRVAFFIRIDKTQEEMCEVAQSIGCKRASQLETLRELFDSKFSEALKTVGKQFEFVELYDKREQFKGEILKVIGTDLNGYRLDDAAIDYLEQTRLELLNPNNILDAEGIKKITELTATEKVQENHFTREREKTLKKQDVEAQEAILELERQRVEATEKQKREIAEITAKEEASAKKVQEENRLQSERARIATDEELGVAEENKLRQILVAQRNKERTDAVELERVNRDRELESTERLRLVGVAEVEKEKAIETERRNIQEVIRERVAVERAVVEEQERIKDTEEFAAADRKKKVEVTAAEMAAEQAMVREVKAAESKRNSAQLLAEQVRIEAEASRDQAEKRSAATKMLAEAATADHSSKGLADALVLEASAAATEKQGMAEARVMKEKYTSEAQGISEKAAAMKELDGVGKEHEEFKLRLEKDKQIEIAAIDAQKSIAGEQALVLGEALKSAKIDIVGGDGEFFDQISSAVKGGKSIDRFILNSQVATDIKNTFFKGDPEHFKQNLAGLVSQFNLSSGEIKDLSVAALVAQLLSAGASDSMRSQLVNLLGMAGSLNLADKTVGSLVVSGSAKSTTKTKS; this is translated from the coding sequence GCGCAATCTGAGACGATCGTTTACGCAGTCATTGCTCTGGTTGTCCTGCTAATCCTGGTCATTGGCATCCTTGCTTTGATCTCCCGCTTCTACAAAAAAGTGGGACCCGATGAAGCCATTGTCAGGACCGGCTGGGGCGGAATGCAGGTCGTGACAGCCAACGGGATCTTTGTGATGCCCGTCGTGCATCACAGCGAAAAGATGGACCTCACCCTCAAGAGTTTCGAAATTGCTCGAGAGGGCGCCGAAGGACTCATTTGCAAAGACAACATCCGAGCTGACATTCGTGTTGCCTTCTTCATTCGTATCGACAAAACGCAAGAAGAGATGTGCGAAGTGGCACAGTCCATCGGCTGCAAACGAGCTAGCCAACTGGAGACTCTGCGTGAACTGTTTGATTCCAAATTCTCGGAGGCTCTCAAAACGGTCGGCAAGCAATTTGAGTTTGTGGAGCTGTATGACAAGCGAGAACAGTTCAAGGGTGAAATCCTGAAGGTCATTGGAACGGATCTTAACGGCTATCGCCTGGATGATGCGGCCATCGACTACTTGGAACAGACGCGTCTCGAGTTGCTCAACCCGAACAACATTCTCGATGCGGAAGGCATCAAGAAAATCACGGAGTTGACCGCCACTGAGAAAGTGCAAGAGAACCACTTCACTCGCGAGCGGGAAAAGACACTGAAGAAGCAAGACGTCGAAGCCCAGGAAGCGATCCTAGAGCTTGAGCGCCAACGAGTTGAAGCGACTGAAAAGCAAAAGCGTGAGATTGCTGAAATCACCGCCAAGGAAGAGGCGTCCGCCAAAAAGGTTCAAGAAGAGAATCGCTTGCAATCGGAACGAGCACGTATTGCAACCGACGAAGAATTAGGAGTTGCCGAGGAGAATAAGTTGCGACAAATCTTGGTTGCGCAGCGCAATAAAGAGCGCACCGATGCGGTGGAGCTTGAACGCGTGAATCGCGATCGAGAACTCGAATCGACAGAGCGTCTACGCTTGGTAGGCGTGGCCGAAGTCGAAAAAGAGAAGGCCATCGAGACCGAACGCCGCAACATCCAAGAAGTGATCCGCGAAAGAGTCGCAGTCGAGCGTGCCGTCGTGGAAGAGCAGGAGCGGATCAAGGATACGGAAGAGTTTGCCGCTGCAGATCGAAAGAAAAAGGTCGAGGTGACCGCTGCGGAAATGGCCGCGGAGCAAGCGATGGTCCGAGAGGTTAAGGCAGCAGAGTCGAAACGCAACTCCGCACAATTGCTGGCCGAGCAAGTCCGCATCGAAGCCGAAGCATCGCGTGATCAGGCGGAGAAGCGGAGTGCAGCTACCAAGATGCTGGCCGAAGCGGCTACCGCAGACCATTCCTCCAAGGGCTTGGCCGACGCACTGGTCTTAGAAGCCAGCGCTGCAGCTACCGAAAAGCAAGGCATGGCAGAAGCCCGTGTAATGAAGGAAAAGTATACCAGTGAAGCTCAGGGAATCTCTGAGAAGGCCGCTGCGATGAAGGAACTCGACGGCGTCGGCAAGGAGCACGAAGAATTCAAACTACGCCTCGAAAAGGACAAGCAGATCGAGATCGCTGCAATCGATGCGCAAAAATCGATCGCTGGCGAACAAGCTCTGGTCCTGGGTGAAGCCCTCAAGTCGGCCAAGATCGATATCGTCGGTGGAGACGGCGAATTCTTCGACCAAATCTCCTCCGCGGTTAAAGGTGGTAAGTCCATCGACCGCTTCATCCTCAATTCCCAAGTTGCGACCGACATCAAGAATACGTTCTTCAAGGGGGATCCTGAGCATTTCAAACAGAACTTGGCTGGATTGGTCAGTCAATTCAATCTGAGCTCCGGAGAAATTAAGGACCTGAGTGTCGCCGCCCTCGTGGCACAGCTTCTGTCCGCCGGTGCGAGCGACAGCATGCGATCCCAACTGGTAAACCTCCTGGGCATGGCTGGCAGCTTGAATCTGGCAGATAAAACTGTCGGCAGCCTAGTCGTCAGCGGCTCGGCCAAGTCCACCACCAAGACCAAGTCCTAG
- a CDS encoding DNA repair ATPase encodes MTESLGSGTYDVLRNRLREAANELRERFEQLNAARSDVFGNIETKLCSTAHVSTDHNCVPRDLLSIGDCLLLAYNVQFGLKTEIDCTDVFSFYRFDGEIAHSLPLSNLFDERFQRDFKELYRYYKNTTFARFFTAGPFVYFVFQVGKSVSDVKAFKWAVEGDELRYVDNRGDQDVRLPEQHGFRWLRATRDQHRSGVHPHVSIEDLVFVECVGGDLTIKVEDNTEDGSGIYAEPVDNPDQTLDDAEVYYSILGNLVLLKMRPYQEKDFRYFVFSVKRQAVQRLDAIAQACVLLPDDHGIIFPGGVFLQTGSCKLFDHGLDGLAYERTIAAQNGEDYLYLFTDLKTGTYLHLRYNLIRQEVDTPLVCHGQTLFDDGRMVTFRGDENPQKHHALQLWQTPYVGANFKAEMATDSMLYKIGNRELVRGMAECQELLQLIDKDDSYAELYSDLTKRSTDVIDSYFWLDREETFRFAEPIAKIRDAASAAVEEFDKVVRVRRETEQQLRDSAQATQQLLAAIQRSSFDSVTAFVEKLAAIRTQRGHAIGLRELRFIDLPAVEELETQLSEAATRLGLRCVQFLLTPSALDPYRKRIVQCEGEIPEVHSASEGRQLQEQLLQISSDLELLIETVSQLKIEDLTQRTAITDETGNLLADLNRIRSALKSRVRELLSGEMEADFASQTKLLDQAAAGALENADTPDKVDESLTRTMLQLEELEGRFAEFDELLMRLTEKRQSLYEAFEARRQQLVEARSRRAEGIVSAANRILQGISSRAQRMKDADALRSYFASDPMVDKVRQLANQLQELGDSVRMEDVLTRLKTVSDDALRQLRDRQDLFTGDDGQIKLGRHFFSINSQATELTTVVRDGLLQLHLTGTQFYQPLRDEVLNSSRDLWQQLLPSENDAVYRGEFLAASLFDSAQSDQYAYLQLKEKEQIDWVRSQMQSRHAEGYSRGVHDQDATKILTALLNLDRQLGLLRTAPAIRATAWYVWQYLVPNEEREQVQQWISGFDTISTILPEAQASGNYVARLSFLLEAHGAGILFDAAADDTAGPSLKTSTIPSSVQSNAVAIRSRVCTAAHFLMAQLREQESGFVASPRSLQAFTHLKEHLPSRERQRLNEALSHNRNYPSAAWTLAMDAVSGFLRRNAQNSSLELDPLENYQHEIALLLLIDDKQVAAGPKVEIATRVGSLVGDHPRLKQGELGLHYHEFRTRLEAYRSGVLPRFYALRDTKHQLLVDAERRLRTSEFKPRVLTSFVRNKLIDDVYLPLIGDNLAKQMGASGEAKRTDRMGLLLLISPPGYGKTTLMEYVANRLGLVFVKVNGPALGHNVTSLDPAEAPNVSAREEVERINLALEMGDNVMLYLDDIQHCNPELLQKFIPLCDATRRIEGVWQGEAKTYDLRGRKVVVVMAGNPYTESGDRFQIPDMLSNRADVYNLGEIIGDSREAFELSYIENCLTSNTVLQSLAKASSRDQRAVIQAASRGTSEGLELESNMPPDQLSDAISVIAKLLRVRDVILRVNRAYIRSAGQVDAYRTEPSFKLQGSYRNMNRIAERVVSVMNESELETLIMANYEQDAQTLTRDGESNLLKFKELLGSMTPAEADRWEQIKYAFVESVRMQGIEGEDSTAQVLRSLVGLKDGLESIRRTLAQALASSHDDQHRTAMQEGIAHLSASLTSIGGQLSDSISASTTRLEKSGSQLPDQKVLVQHSVPRVMTDLVRSQFQLLYDGLRPVLESSAMSGKQLEALRTSIDNCLQQYRDLQREIESSHDKDSE; translated from the coding sequence ATGACAGAATCGCTCGGAAGTGGAACCTACGACGTATTGCGAAATCGTCTTCGCGAGGCGGCCAACGAATTGCGTGAGCGTTTCGAACAGCTCAATGCAGCCCGTTCAGACGTCTTTGGAAACATCGAAACGAAGCTTTGTAGCACAGCGCATGTATCGACTGATCACAATTGCGTTCCCCGCGACTTGCTATCCATCGGTGATTGCTTGCTGCTGGCCTACAATGTGCAATTTGGCCTCAAGACCGAGATTGACTGCACGGATGTGTTCAGCTTCTATCGATTTGACGGCGAGATCGCCCATTCGCTACCTCTATCCAACCTGTTCGACGAACGCTTCCAACGCGATTTCAAAGAGCTCTATCGCTACTACAAGAACACCACCTTTGCGCGATTCTTCACTGCCGGGCCCTTCGTTTACTTCGTATTCCAGGTTGGTAAGTCGGTCAGCGACGTCAAGGCCTTTAAATGGGCCGTCGAGGGAGACGAGCTACGGTATGTCGATAATCGCGGTGACCAAGATGTCCGCCTCCCCGAACAACACGGTTTCCGATGGTTGCGGGCGACGCGCGATCAACACCGCAGCGGAGTGCATCCCCACGTTTCGATCGAAGACTTAGTCTTTGTCGAGTGTGTAGGCGGTGACCTAACGATCAAAGTGGAAGACAATACGGAAGACGGCAGTGGCATCTATGCCGAGCCAGTCGACAATCCCGACCAAACGCTCGACGACGCGGAAGTCTACTACTCTATCCTAGGCAACCTAGTGTTGCTCAAGATGCGTCCGTACCAGGAAAAAGATTTTCGCTACTTTGTATTCAGCGTCAAACGGCAAGCCGTACAGCGCCTGGATGCGATCGCTCAAGCCTGTGTACTGTTGCCCGACGATCATGGGATCATCTTCCCAGGTGGCGTATTCCTGCAAACCGGTTCCTGCAAGTTATTCGATCATGGCCTCGACGGCCTTGCCTACGAGCGGACCATCGCTGCACAAAACGGCGAGGATTATCTCTATCTGTTCACCGATCTAAAAACGGGAACCTATTTACACTTACGATACAACCTCATTCGCCAAGAAGTCGACACTCCGCTGGTCTGTCACGGGCAAACCCTGTTTGACGACGGCCGCATGGTAACCTTTCGTGGTGACGAGAACCCACAAAAGCACCACGCCCTGCAACTATGGCAAACCCCCTACGTCGGCGCCAATTTTAAAGCGGAAATGGCGACCGATTCAATGCTCTACAAAATCGGCAATCGCGAGTTGGTGCGGGGGATGGCGGAATGCCAAGAACTGCTGCAGTTGATCGATAAAGACGATTCGTACGCGGAATTGTATTCCGACCTCACCAAGCGCTCTACCGACGTCATCGACAGCTACTTTTGGTTGGATCGAGAAGAAACGTTCCGGTTCGCCGAACCGATCGCCAAGATCCGAGATGCAGCCTCGGCTGCGGTCGAGGAATTTGATAAGGTCGTACGCGTCCGTCGCGAAACGGAACAACAACTCCGAGATTCTGCACAAGCCACCCAGCAGCTGTTAGCGGCCATCCAACGTTCTTCCTTTGATTCCGTCACAGCGTTCGTCGAGAAATTGGCTGCCATCCGGACACAACGGGGCCATGCAATCGGCTTGCGAGAATTGCGGTTTATCGACCTTCCAGCGGTCGAGGAGCTCGAGACTCAGCTTAGCGAGGCAGCCACACGCCTGGGACTGCGTTGCGTTCAGTTCCTGTTGACCCCGTCAGCACTCGATCCCTATCGCAAGCGCATCGTCCAGTGTGAAGGAGAAATCCCCGAGGTCCATTCCGCCAGCGAAGGGCGTCAACTGCAAGAACAACTCCTGCAGATTAGTAGCGATCTCGAGCTGCTGATTGAGACCGTATCCCAGCTGAAAATTGAAGATCTGACGCAACGCACCGCCATCACCGATGAGACGGGAAATCTGCTTGCAGATCTCAACCGCATACGCTCCGCCCTAAAATCACGAGTTCGCGAGCTGCTGTCGGGCGAGATGGAGGCAGATTTCGCATCCCAGACCAAGCTGCTTGACCAAGCGGCCGCAGGGGCACTGGAAAACGCCGACACGCCAGATAAAGTCGATGAGTCGTTAACCCGCACCATGCTCCAGCTCGAGGAATTGGAAGGTCGTTTTGCGGAGTTTGATGAGCTGCTCATGAGATTGACCGAAAAACGTCAATCGCTCTACGAGGCGTTCGAAGCGCGCCGTCAACAATTGGTCGAAGCTCGTTCAAGACGCGCCGAGGGAATTGTCTCGGCCGCAAATCGCATCCTTCAAGGTATTTCGTCGCGCGCTCAGCGAATGAAAGATGCCGATGCGCTTCGCTCCTATTTCGCTTCGGATCCCATGGTCGATAAAGTTCGACAACTTGCCAATCAGCTCCAAGAATTGGGCGATTCGGTGCGCATGGAGGACGTTCTTACTCGGTTGAAGACGGTATCGGACGATGCGCTACGGCAACTGCGAGATCGCCAAGATCTGTTTACCGGCGATGACGGGCAGATCAAGCTGGGCAGGCACTTCTTCAGTATCAACAGTCAAGCAACTGAGCTGACAACCGTAGTGCGTGATGGTTTGCTTCAGCTACACCTGACCGGGACACAATTTTATCAACCGTTGCGGGACGAAGTTCTCAATAGCTCTCGAGATCTATGGCAACAACTGTTGCCCAGCGAAAACGATGCAGTCTATCGCGGAGAATTCCTAGCCGCCAGTCTATTCGATTCTGCGCAAAGTGATCAGTACGCCTATTTGCAGTTGAAAGAAAAGGAGCAGATCGATTGGGTTCGGAGCCAGATGCAATCCCGACATGCCGAGGGGTATTCTCGCGGCGTCCACGATCAAGATGCGACGAAGATTCTCACGGCCTTACTCAATCTGGACCGACAATTGGGGCTGCTGCGAACCGCCCCAGCGATCCGAGCGACCGCTTGGTATGTCTGGCAATACCTCGTTCCGAACGAGGAACGCGAACAGGTCCAACAATGGATCAGCGGTTTCGACACTATCTCAACGATTCTTCCAGAGGCTCAGGCTAGCGGCAACTATGTTGCGCGACTATCCTTCCTGCTGGAGGCACACGGTGCAGGAATCCTGTTCGACGCAGCGGCAGACGACACAGCGGGTCCTTCCCTGAAAACTTCCACAATCCCGTCCAGCGTCCAGTCCAACGCGGTGGCGATACGCAGTCGCGTGTGTACTGCCGCACATTTTTTGATGGCACAATTGCGAGAGCAGGAAAGCGGGTTTGTCGCTTCGCCCCGTAGCCTCCAGGCCTTCACCCATCTCAAAGAGCATCTACCTTCTCGCGAAAGACAACGACTAAACGAGGCGTTGTCTCACAATCGGAACTATCCTAGCGCAGCCTGGACCTTGGCCATGGACGCGGTATCTGGATTCCTCCGCAGGAATGCACAGAACTCCTCCCTGGAGCTCGATCCCCTGGAAAACTACCAGCACGAGATCGCTCTTCTGTTGTTGATCGATGATAAGCAGGTTGCGGCGGGCCCCAAGGTGGAAATCGCGACGCGCGTGGGTTCGCTCGTAGGCGACCACCCACGGCTGAAACAGGGAGAACTGGGCCTACACTACCACGAATTCCGCACCAGGCTGGAGGCCTATCGCTCCGGCGTGCTTCCGCGTTTCTACGCACTTCGCGATACGAAACATCAGCTGTTGGTGGACGCTGAAAGAAGGTTGCGCACCTCTGAATTCAAACCAAGAGTGCTCACCAGTTTCGTGCGGAACAAGTTGATCGATGATGTCTATTTGCCGCTTATCGGCGACAACCTTGCAAAGCAAATGGGGGCCTCTGGCGAAGCCAAACGAACCGACCGAATGGGACTCTTGCTGCTAATCAGTCCACCGGGCTACGGCAAGACGACCCTTATGGAATACGTCGCCAACCGCTTGGGTTTAGTATTTGTGAAGGTCAATGGTCCCGCGTTGGGGCACAACGTAACTTCGCTAGATCCGGCAGAAGCTCCCAATGTGTCTGCCCGAGAGGAAGTGGAACGCATCAATCTGGCCCTTGAGATGGGCGACAATGTCATGCTGTATCTGGATGACATCCAGCACTGCAATCCCGAATTGCTGCAGAAATTCATTCCATTGTGCGACGCGACTCGCCGCATCGAGGGCGTCTGGCAGGGTGAAGCCAAAACGTATGACTTGCGTGGCCGAAAAGTGGTCGTTGTCATGGCAGGAAATCCCTATACCGAAAGCGGCGATCGCTTTCAGATTCCAGACATGCTCTCCAATCGCGCCGACGTCTACAACCTTGGTGAAATCATTGGCGATTCCCGCGAAGCCTTTGAATTGAGCTACATCGAAAACTGCTTGACGAGCAACACCGTGCTTCAGTCACTTGCCAAGGCGAGCAGTCGAGATCAAAGAGCAGTGATTCAAGCAGCGAGCCGTGGTACGAGTGAAGGTTTGGAATTGGAATCCAATATGCCTCCCGATCAGTTGTCCGATGCCATCTCGGTGATTGCCAAGCTTCTGCGTGTGCGCGATGTAATTCTACGCGTCAACCGCGCGTACATTCGCAGCGCTGGCCAAGTCGACGCCTATCGCACCGAGCCCTCTTTCAAGCTGCAGGGCAGCTACCGAAATATGAATCGGATTGCAGAGCGGGTGGTCTCAGTCATGAATGAGTCCGAGCTCGAAACCCTGATCATGGCGAACTATGAGCAAGACGCGCAGACGCTGACGCGAGATGGTGAATCCAATCTGCTCAAGTTCAAGGAGTTGCTGGGGAGCATGACGCCTGCGGAGGCCGATCGCTGGGAGCAAATTAAGTACGCCTTCGTCGAGAGTGTGCGAATGCAAGGGATCGAAGGCGAGGACAGCACGGCACAGGTCCTGCGTTCCCTGGTAGGTCTCAAAGATGGACTGGAGTCCATTCGACGCACGCTCGCCCAAGCCCTTGCTAGCAGCCACGACGACCAACATCGCACCGCGATGCAAGAGGGTATCGCGCATCTTTCCGCCAGCCTGACCAGCATCGGGGGGCAGCTCAGCGACTCGATTTCCGCCAGCACAACGCGTCTGGAAAAATCCGGCAGCCAACTGCCGGACCAGAAAGTCTTGGTTCAACATTCGGTTCCACGCGTGATGACCGATCTGGTCCGTAGTCAATTTCAGCTTCTCTACGATGGACTGCGGCCGGTCCTAGAGTCCTCAGCGATGAGCGGAAAACAGCTTGAGGCCCTGCGAACCTCCATCGACAACTGCCTGCAACAATACCGCGATCTCCAGCGTGAAATAGAATCCTCACACGACAAAGACTCGGAGTAA
- a CDS encoding NAD-dependent malic enzyme has protein sequence MSHHSPGYSLSIRLRYPDAPGFLGKLTSRIGEADGLIGAIDVVDSRDGKITRDITVSASTVEHGQQIAESLRQMPDLEVVHVSDRVFLMHLGGKLEIAPRFPIKTRDDLSMAYTPGVARVCEAIHQDPESAFTLTIKRNMVAVISDGSAILGLGNLGPKAAMPVMEGKAVLFKEFAGVDAFPICLDTQDTEAIIATCRYLAPTFGGINLEDISAPRCVEIEERLEAELEIPVFHDDQHGTAIVVLAALTNALKIVQKKMEELKVVINGAGAAGVAIAKLMHAVGATNLVVCDSTGAINQKRAELNPLKVWLAENTNPSQESGKLADVMQDADVFVGVSAKNVLTVEDVQLMARDAIVFALANPDPEIRPELAAPHVKIMATGRSDFPNQINNVLCFPGLFRGLLDVRAREVNLEMKLAAARAIAETIPENDLLPDYIIPSVFDRRVALAVAEAVSRTAIETGSARKTQMPGVPNTGS, from the coding sequence ATGAGTCACCACAGTCCCGGATACAGTCTGTCCATCCGTTTGCGTTACCCAGATGCACCAGGCTTCCTGGGAAAGCTGACCTCTCGAATTGGAGAGGCGGATGGTTTGATCGGTGCCATTGATGTGGTGGATTCACGCGATGGAAAGATCACGCGCGACATCACCGTTAGCGCGAGCACGGTAGAGCATGGGCAACAGATTGCCGAATCGCTGCGTCAAATGCCGGACTTGGAAGTCGTCCATGTGTCGGATCGCGTCTTCCTGATGCACTTAGGTGGCAAATTGGAGATTGCGCCGCGGTTTCCGATCAAGACGCGGGATGACCTCTCCATGGCTTACACGCCGGGAGTCGCTCGCGTTTGTGAAGCGATTCACCAAGACCCGGAATCTGCTTTCACGCTCACCATCAAACGCAACATGGTCGCGGTCATTAGCGACGGATCGGCTATCCTCGGATTGGGGAATTTGGGCCCCAAAGCGGCAATGCCAGTCATGGAGGGCAAAGCGGTGTTGTTCAAAGAGTTTGCCGGGGTTGATGCGTTTCCGATCTGTTTGGACACTCAGGACACCGAAGCCATCATTGCTACTTGCCGCTATCTAGCACCGACTTTTGGTGGAATCAACCTCGAGGATATTTCGGCACCGCGCTGTGTGGAAATCGAGGAACGTTTGGAAGCGGAGTTGGAGATACCGGTATTTCATGATGACCAACATGGTACGGCCATCGTGGTGCTTGCTGCTTTGACCAACGCGTTGAAGATCGTCCAAAAAAAGATGGAGGAGCTCAAAGTTGTGATCAACGGGGCTGGCGCAGCGGGCGTGGCCATTGCCAAATTGATGCACGCGGTCGGAGCGACCAACCTAGTCGTTTGCGATAGCACCGGCGCAATCAATCAAAAACGAGCCGAGCTCAATCCATTGAAGGTCTGGTTAGCGGAGAATACCAACCCGTCCCAAGAGAGCGGAAAGCTCGCCGACGTCATGCAGGACGCTGATGTGTTTGTGGGCGTCTCTGCCAAAAACGTACTGACGGTGGAAGACGTGCAGCTGATGGCACGGGATGCAATCGTGTTTGCATTAGCGAATCCCGACCCCGAGATACGTCCCGAATTAGCGGCACCTCACGTGAAAATCATGGCGACTGGGCGTTCTGACTTCCCCAATCAGATCAATAATGTCTTGTGCTTTCCCGGATTGTTTCGCGGACTACTCGATGTCCGAGCGCGCGAGGTAAATCTAGAGATGAAGCTAGCGGCAGCCAGGGCGATCGCAGAGACAATCCCTGAAAACGACCTCTTGCCAGACTACATCATTCCAAGTGTGTTTGATCGACGCGTGGCGCTGGCCGTGGCCGAAGCAGTTTCCCGAACCGCTATCGAAACGGGCTCGGCGCGCAAGACCCAGATGCCAGGCGTCCCCAACACGGGAAGCTAG
- a CDS encoding glycosyltransferase: MSISQTSSSSFATPALALPQVAPQQNPAERVCRVLHIINGEHFSGAERVQQLLGKRLGQFGVESHFACIKPGKFSEHCQLRRNQVSDFPMRGRWDMQVVKDLSAKVEQEQFDLLHAHTPRSAMIAALVARQTQLPWIYHVHSPTSRDSLRGIINRVNYWLERYAIRSCSQLITVSKSLRREMLKCGVPRQRLTVVPNGVPAIEPIVPSQRLQSKSWKIGLIALMRPRKGIEVALDAIHRLKAKRLPIQLELIGGFETSAYESEILNKIEALELSEHVRWTGFTNDIPTAIRGLDALLLPSLFGEGMPMVVLEALAAGVPVVATRVEGTPEVIRDGVEGFLGEPRDAVSIGNKLEQLVSDRNRWATMSQQALARHRQCFSDENMARRVARVYRKVLAQSKPPS, from the coding sequence ATGTCCATTTCCCAAACCTCAAGCAGCAGTTTTGCCACGCCTGCTCTTGCGCTGCCCCAGGTAGCCCCCCAGCAAAATCCCGCCGAACGAGTCTGCCGCGTACTGCATATCATCAACGGCGAGCACTTCTCTGGCGCAGAGCGGGTTCAACAACTGTTAGGAAAACGCCTGGGACAATTTGGCGTAGAATCTCATTTTGCTTGCATTAAGCCGGGCAAATTCAGCGAGCACTGCCAACTAAGAAGAAACCAAGTTAGCGATTTCCCCATGCGCGGCCGTTGGGATATGCAAGTGGTGAAAGATCTATCTGCCAAAGTGGAACAGGAACAGTTCGATCTTCTGCACGCGCACACACCTCGCTCCGCGATGATTGCCGCACTCGTCGCCCGCCAGACCCAGCTGCCCTGGATCTACCACGTGCATAGTCCAACCTCCCGCGACAGCCTGAGAGGGATTATCAACCGAGTCAACTACTGGCTGGAACGATATGCCATTCGATCGTGCTCACAACTCATTACCGTTAGCAAGAGTCTACGACGCGAGATGCTCAAGTGTGGTGTGCCGCGGCAACGCTTGACGGTTGTGCCCAATGGCGTACCGGCCATCGAGCCCATCGTGCCATCTCAGCGATTGCAGTCGAAGAGTTGGAAAATTGGCCTGATTGCACTCATGAGACCGCGTAAAGGAATTGAGGTCGCGTTGGATGCCATCCACCGCCTTAAGGCTAAACGACTTCCCATTCAGCTCGAATTGATCGGCGGCTTTGAAACCTCTGCCTATGAATCCGAAATCCTCAACAAGATCGAAGCGTTGGAGCTCTCTGAGCACGTTCGCTGGACCGGTTTCACCAATGACATCCCCACAGCGATTCGTGGCCTAGACGCGCTGCTGCTGCCCAGCCTGTTTGGCGAAGGGATGCCAATGGTCGTGCTGGAAGCTTTAGCTGCCGGCGTTCCGGTTGTGGCCACGCGTGTCGAGGGAACGCCCGAGGTCATTCGCGATGGCGTGGAGGGATTTCTCGGCGAGCCTCGCGATGCCGTCAGTATCGGCAATAAGCTTGAGCAACTAGTTAGTGATCGCAATCGCTGGGCAACCATGAGTCAGCAGGCTTTGGCACGCCATCGCCAATGCTTTAGCGATGAGAACATGGCGCGCCGAGTAGCGCGGGTGTATCGCAAGGTGCTGGCTCAATCCAAACCACCAAGCTAA
- a CDS encoding GDSL-type esterase/lipase family protein yields MSFIGLIALLCFVPPTANTDAGQASTEVASQEAVLAPYRQAAEERWEDDIQKLEALDQTEVDPEHAILFIGSSSIRLWEDMAEDLAPWPTIRRGYGGAKISDLAVFTERLVSPHKFDGLVIFVANDIVGKEDDKSAEEVVKLYDFIVSTVRKTHPHQPIFFVEITPTSSRFHAWDRIQEANSKIADYSKQKKNLHVIRTSSEFLTDQGVPNDALFREDHLHLNRDGYQLWAKLIDRELKRVIK; encoded by the coding sequence ATGTCATTCATTGGATTGATTGCGCTACTGTGTTTTGTCCCCCCCACAGCGAACACTGACGCGGGGCAGGCGTCGACGGAGGTAGCCAGCCAGGAGGCAGTGCTGGCACCCTATCGGCAGGCGGCCGAGGAGCGGTGGGAAGATGATATCCAGAAGTTGGAAGCGCTCGATCAGACCGAAGTGGATCCGGAGCACGCGATTTTGTTTATCGGTAGCTCAAGCATTCGCCTGTGGGAAGACATGGCCGAAGATTTGGCACCCTGGCCAACCATTCGTCGTGGCTATGGGGGCGCTAAAATCTCGGACCTCGCGGTGTTCACCGAGCGTCTCGTTTCCCCGCACAAGTTTGATGGCTTGGTAATCTTTGTCGCCAATGATATCGTTGGCAAGGAAGACGACAAATCAGCTGAGGAAGTCGTGAAACTCTACGACTTTATCGTCAGTACGGTTCGCAAGACCCATCCCCATCAGCCAATCTTCTTTGTTGAAATCACGCCGACTTCTTCGCGGTTCCATGCCTGGGATCGGATTCAAGAAGCCAATTCGAAAATCGCTGACTATTCAAAGCAAAAGAAAAATTTGCATGTGATACGCACGAGTTCGGAATTCCTAACGGATCAAGGTGTTCCCAATGACGCGTTGTTCCGAGAGGATCACTTGCACTTGAATCGCGACGGCTATCAACTTTGGGCAAAGCTGATTGATCGCGAGCTGAAGCGAGTCATCAAGTAG